A window from Citrus sinensis cultivar Valencia sweet orange chromosome 3, DVS_A1.0, whole genome shotgun sequence encodes these proteins:
- the LOC102628600 gene encoding uncharacterized protein LOC102628600 isoform X6: protein MKLVQQAGLYLNLTIGPYDCGKWNFVIQMDSQQRKRKRQPGGLQKKGAPMLRANGQDAVPTSSTYGFVSYFNEEVKRLRSENSDLSVTLGLRKHIGKTYKELPPEQKARYKKRDERMGNSGNSNSHSGDNEIMETKCVPERFCALVKSLSEEKKKAIREIGFESLLELRCGKLKRKLCHWLVNQFKPERNIIELHGKKLELCPKMFSKIMGVKDGGMGIKINGASDHIAEVRRIFQPTVKGIRIRTLEEVIEQLDEANKIFKVAFTLFAIATLLCPIGSYISTLFLHPIMDVSSIKSLNWATFCYDWLVKSICRFQNQQAAYIGGCLHFLQIFYLHNVAYDNIQPDRNILPITFWNESRIKKFMKWLRSKGGIGSDKIKIRYFDTSGVSQQNIVGYPNFEEIFKKQCFALRILTLKVDEIIEAISGQTTLLDKVLHVRKTRGHSSSPGNRPTTGAIQSPSPDFVSPQEKYRGTLVEISSTEGSVSCRRGNPYDDSILDSKERQLLDLLCRLEGALDGESNDTFQSKPLEMGKQTTKAMEEYMDGHIQHSRDKNVISKSCRLRFSVGPFTIPSPISEDAKQLILYLFDDKLNTMYDLIYTNCFYDNCICKVCSNIIILLLFVEITPFFHGKREIVVDIGDNSITRSSMRTLLPGEWIDGDIITMYADYKNMKEAEKDVTSPRCWFLPTYYSQAALADWSSLNFAQAAGFRDRYMSRLDTCEKIYVPINSDGHWYMLVVDISHATATIWDSLESPSRREKMINESLAILVYHNSQMVLIAATM from the exons ATGAAGCTGGTGCAGCAAGCAGGCCTTTATCTTAATCTGACGATTGGTCCTTACGATTGTGGTAAGTGGAATTTTGT aaTACAAATGGACAGTCAGCAACGAAAGCGTAAACGACAACCAGGGGGCTTACAGAAAAAAGGGGCTCCTATGCTAAGAGCAAATGGTCAGGACGCAGTTCCAACGTCTTCAACTTATGGATTTGTCTCTTACTT CAATGAAGAAGTTAAGCGGTTGAGAAGTGAAAATTCAGATTTGTCCGTTACGCTTGGG TTACGAAAACATATTGGGAAAACCTACAAAGAACTTCCTCCTGAACAAAAGGCAAGGTACAAAAAGAGAGATGAAAGGATGGGTAATTCGGGTAATTCAAACTCACATTCTGGTGACAATGAAATAATGGAAACTAAGTGTGTACCTGAGCGGTTTTGTGCGCTGGTTAAGAGTTTATcggaagagaagaaaaaagcaaTAAGAGAAATAGGATTTGAAAGCCTGCTTGAACTCAGATGTGGCAAGCTGAAGAGGAAGTTATGCCATTGGTTAGTTAATCAGTTTAAACCTGAACGGAATATAATTGAACTTCATGGTAAGAAATTAGAACTTTGTCCCAAAATGTTTTCGAAAATCATGGGCGTAAAAGATGGGGGTATGGGCATTAAGATTAATGGTGCAAGTGATCATATTGCTGAAGTGCGACGTATTTTCCAACCAACAGTTAAAGGGATTCGCATCCGCACGCTCGAGGAAGTAATAGAGCAATTAGATGAAGCTAACAAGATTTTCAAG GTTGCATTTACCTTATTTGCTATAGCGACATTGTTATGTCCAATAGGCAGTTATATTTCAACGTTGTTTCTGCATCCCATCATGGATGTGAGCAGCATCAAATCACTTAATTGGGCTACGTTCTGTTATGACTGGTTGGTGAAGTCCATTTGTAGATTTCAGAATCAACAAGCAGCATACATCGGAGGTTGTCTGCACTTCTTACAG ATCTTTTATCTCCATAATGTTGCATATGACAACATTCAGCCCGATAGGAATATACTTCCCATCACATTCTGGAACGAATCAAGGATCAAGAAGTTCATGAAGTGGCTTAGATCCAAAGGAGGGATTGGAAGCGATAAG ATCAAGATTCGTTATTTTGACACTAGTGGAGTCTCTCAGCAAAACATTGTTGGATATCCTAactttgaagaaatatttaagaaaCAGTGTTTTGCACTTAGGATATTGACCCTTAAGGTTGATGAGATAATTGAAGCCATCTCTGGTCAAACTACACTTCTAGATAAAGTGTTACATGTACGGAAAACCAGGGGTCATTCTTCATCTCCTGGCAATCGTCCCACCACTGGTGCCATTCAAAGTCCCTCCCCCGACTTTGTTTCTCCACAAGAAAAATACCGTGGGACTTTGGTTGAAATCTCATCAACGGAAGGTTCAGTCTCATGTCGTCGGGGTAATCCTTATGATGACTCCATCTTAGACTCAAAGGAAAGGCAATTACTTGATTTACTATGTAGGTTAGAAGGGGCTTTGGATGGTGAAAGTAATGATACATTTCAATCAAAACCATTGGAAATGGGCAAGCAAACAACAAAGGCGATGGAGGAATATATG GATGGGCATATTCAACATTCTCGAGACAAGAATGTCATTTCTAAATCTTGTCGACTGCGATTCTCCGTTGGTCCTTTCACTATTCCCTCCCCAATTTCCGAGGATGCAAAACAgcttattctttatctttttgatGACAAATTGAATACCATGTATGATCTGATATATACAAACTGCTTTTACGACAACTGTATTTGTAAAGTGTGctcaaatattattatcttGCTGTTATTTGTTGAAATAACACCATTCTTTCATGGTAAAAGGGAAATTGTGGTGGATATAGGAGACAACAGTATAACTCGGAGCAGCATGCGTACTCTTTTGCCAGGAGAATGGATTGATGGCGAT ATTATAACTATGTACGCAGATTATAAGAATATGAAAGAGGCTGAAAAAGATGTCACTTCCCCTCGATGTTGGTTTCTACCTACATATTACTCT CAAGCTGCACTAGCTGATTGGAGTAGCCTTAACTTTGCACAAGCTGCTGGTTTCCGAGATCGATACATGAGTCGTTTGGATACCTGTGAAAAG ATTTATGTCCCCATAAATTCTGATGGTCATTGGTACATGCTTGTTGTTGACATTTCTCATGCAACTGCAACTATTTGGGATTCATTGGAATCGCCGAGTCGAagagagaaaatgattaatgagTCTTTGGCAATT CTGGTCTACCACAACAGCCAAATGGTTTTGATTGCGGCTACTATGTGA
- the LOC102628600 gene encoding uncharacterized protein LOC102628600 isoform X5, with product MKLVQQAGLYLNLTIGPYDCGKWNFVIQMDSQQRKRKRQPGGLQKKGAPMLRANGQDAVPTSSTYGFVSYFNEEVKRLRSENSDLSVTLGLRKHIGKTYKELPPEQKARYKKRDERMGNSGNSNSHSGDNEIMETKCVPERFCALVKSLSEEKKKAIREIGFESLLELRCGKLKRKLCHWLVNQFKPERNIIELHGKKLELCPKMFSKIMGVKDGGMGIKINGASDHIAEVRRIFQPTVKGIRIRTLEEVIEQLDEANKIFKVAFTLFAIATLLCPIGSYISTLFLHPIMDVSSIKSLNWATFCYDWLVKSICRFQNQQAAYIGGCLHFLQIFYLHNVAYDNIQPDRNILPITFWNESRIKKFMKWLRSKGGIGSDKIKIRYFDTSGVSQQNIVGYPNFEEIFKKQCFALRILTLKVDEIIEAISGQTTLLDKVLHVRKTRGHSSSPGNRPTTGAIQSPSPDFVSPQEKYRGTLVEISSTEGSVSCRRGNPYDDSILDSKERQLLDLLCRLEGALDGESNDTFQSKPLEMGKQTTKAMEEYMDGHIQHSRDKNVISKSCRLRFSVGPFTIPSPISEDAKQLILYLFDDKLNTMYDLIYTNCFYDNCICKVCSNIIILLLFVEITPFFHGKREIVVDIGDNSITRSSMRTLLPGEWIDGDIITMYADYKNMKEAEKDVTSPRCWFLPTYYSQAALADWSSLNFAQAAGFRDRYMSRLDTCEKLASLDFVLRQEARALFCNQFTFLNFQICRQAGLPQQPNGFDCGYYVMKYMDSPCIVVHDSYQHDSDHARLLLALYLVQSPLNKIRCRLIQEARKL from the exons ATGAAGCTGGTGCAGCAAGCAGGCCTTTATCTTAATCTGACGATTGGTCCTTACGATTGTGGTAAGTGGAATTTTGT aaTACAAATGGACAGTCAGCAACGAAAGCGTAAACGACAACCAGGGGGCTTACAGAAAAAAGGGGCTCCTATGCTAAGAGCAAATGGTCAGGACGCAGTTCCAACGTCTTCAACTTATGGATTTGTCTCTTACTT CAATGAAGAAGTTAAGCGGTTGAGAAGTGAAAATTCAGATTTGTCCGTTACGCTTGGG TTACGAAAACATATTGGGAAAACCTACAAAGAACTTCCTCCTGAACAAAAGGCAAGGTACAAAAAGAGAGATGAAAGGATGGGTAATTCGGGTAATTCAAACTCACATTCTGGTGACAATGAAATAATGGAAACTAAGTGTGTACCTGAGCGGTTTTGTGCGCTGGTTAAGAGTTTATcggaagagaagaaaaaagcaaTAAGAGAAATAGGATTTGAAAGCCTGCTTGAACTCAGATGTGGCAAGCTGAAGAGGAAGTTATGCCATTGGTTAGTTAATCAGTTTAAACCTGAACGGAATATAATTGAACTTCATGGTAAGAAATTAGAACTTTGTCCCAAAATGTTTTCGAAAATCATGGGCGTAAAAGATGGGGGTATGGGCATTAAGATTAATGGTGCAAGTGATCATATTGCTGAAGTGCGACGTATTTTCCAACCAACAGTTAAAGGGATTCGCATCCGCACGCTCGAGGAAGTAATAGAGCAATTAGATGAAGCTAACAAGATTTTCAAG GTTGCATTTACCTTATTTGCTATAGCGACATTGTTATGTCCAATAGGCAGTTATATTTCAACGTTGTTTCTGCATCCCATCATGGATGTGAGCAGCATCAAATCACTTAATTGGGCTACGTTCTGTTATGACTGGTTGGTGAAGTCCATTTGTAGATTTCAGAATCAACAAGCAGCATACATCGGAGGTTGTCTGCACTTCTTACAG ATCTTTTATCTCCATAATGTTGCATATGACAACATTCAGCCCGATAGGAATATACTTCCCATCACATTCTGGAACGAATCAAGGATCAAGAAGTTCATGAAGTGGCTTAGATCCAAAGGAGGGATTGGAAGCGATAAG ATCAAGATTCGTTATTTTGACACTAGTGGAGTCTCTCAGCAAAACATTGTTGGATATCCTAactttgaagaaatatttaagaaaCAGTGTTTTGCACTTAGGATATTGACCCTTAAGGTTGATGAGATAATTGAAGCCATCTCTGGTCAAACTACACTTCTAGATAAAGTGTTACATGTACGGAAAACCAGGGGTCATTCTTCATCTCCTGGCAATCGTCCCACCACTGGTGCCATTCAAAGTCCCTCCCCCGACTTTGTTTCTCCACAAGAAAAATACCGTGGGACTTTGGTTGAAATCTCATCAACGGAAGGTTCAGTCTCATGTCGTCGGGGTAATCCTTATGATGACTCCATCTTAGACTCAAAGGAAAGGCAATTACTTGATTTACTATGTAGGTTAGAAGGGGCTTTGGATGGTGAAAGTAATGATACATTTCAATCAAAACCATTGGAAATGGGCAAGCAAACAACAAAGGCGATGGAGGAATATATG GATGGGCATATTCAACATTCTCGAGACAAGAATGTCATTTCTAAATCTTGTCGACTGCGATTCTCCGTTGGTCCTTTCACTATTCCCTCCCCAATTTCCGAGGATGCAAAACAgcttattctttatctttttgatGACAAATTGAATACCATGTATGATCTGATATATACAAACTGCTTTTACGACAACTGTATTTGTAAAGTGTGctcaaatattattatcttGCTGTTATTTGTTGAAATAACACCATTCTTTCATGGTAAAAGGGAAATTGTGGTGGATATAGGAGACAACAGTATAACTCGGAGCAGCATGCGTACTCTTTTGCCAGGAGAATGGATTGATGGCGAT ATTATAACTATGTACGCAGATTATAAGAATATGAAAGAGGCTGAAAAAGATGTCACTTCCCCTCGATGTTGGTTTCTACCTACATATTACTCT CAAGCTGCACTAGCTGATTGGAGTAGCCTTAACTTTGCACAAGCTGCTGGTTTCCGAGATCGATACATGAGTCGTTTGGATACCTGTGAAAAG CTTGCCTCCCTGGATTTTGTTCTCCGTCAAGAGGCTAGAGCTCTTTTTTGTAATCAAttcacttttttaaattttcaaatctgtCGTCAAGCTGGTCTACCACAACAGCCAAATGGTTTTGATTGCGGCTACTATGTGATGAAGTATATGGATAGTCCTTGTATTGTTGTCCATGACTCTTATCAG CATGACTCGGATCACGCTCGCCTTCTTCTAGCTCTTTATTTGGTGCAATCTCCGCTTAACAAGATCAGGTGTCGACTTATTCAAGAAGCGCGGAAGTTATAG
- the LOC102628600 gene encoding uncharacterized protein LOC102628600 isoform X7, producing MKLVQQAGLYLNLTIGPYDCGKWNFVIQMDSQQRKRKRQPGGLQKKGAPMLRANGQDAVPTSSTYGFVSYFNEEVKRLRSENSDLSVTLGLRKHIGKTYKELPPEQKARYKKRDERMGNSGNSNSHSGDNEIMETKCVPERFCALVKSLSEEKKKAIREIGFESLLELRCGKLKRKLCHWLVNQFKPERNIIELHGKKLELCPKMFSKIMGVKDGGMGIKINGASDHIAEVRRIFQPTVKGIRIRTLEEVIEQLDEANKIFKVAFTLFAIATLLCPIGSYISTLFLHPIMDVSSIKSLNWATFCYDWLVKSICRFQNQQAAYIGGCLHFLQIFYLHNVAYDNIQPDRNILPITFWNESRIKKFMKWLRSKGGIGSDKIKIRYFDTSGVSQQNIVGYPNFEEIFKKQCFALRILTLKVDEIIEAISGQTTLLDKVLHVRKTRGHSSSPGNRPTTGAIQSPSPDFVSPQEKYRGTLVEISSTEGSVSCRRGNPYDDSILDSKERQLLDLLCRLEGALDGESNDTFQSKPLEMGKQTTKAMEEYMDGHIQHSRDKNVISKSCRLRFSVGPFTIPSPISEDAKQLILYLFDDKLNTMYDLIYTNCFYDNCICKVCSNIIILLLFVEITPFFHGKREIVVDIGDNSITRSSMRTLLPGEWIDGDIITMYADYKNMKEAEKDVTSPRCWFLPTYYSQAALADWSSLNFAQAAGFRDRYMSRLDTCEKLVYHNSQMVLIAATM from the exons ATGAAGCTGGTGCAGCAAGCAGGCCTTTATCTTAATCTGACGATTGGTCCTTACGATTGTGGTAAGTGGAATTTTGT aaTACAAATGGACAGTCAGCAACGAAAGCGTAAACGACAACCAGGGGGCTTACAGAAAAAAGGGGCTCCTATGCTAAGAGCAAATGGTCAGGACGCAGTTCCAACGTCTTCAACTTATGGATTTGTCTCTTACTT CAATGAAGAAGTTAAGCGGTTGAGAAGTGAAAATTCAGATTTGTCCGTTACGCTTGGG TTACGAAAACATATTGGGAAAACCTACAAAGAACTTCCTCCTGAACAAAAGGCAAGGTACAAAAAGAGAGATGAAAGGATGGGTAATTCGGGTAATTCAAACTCACATTCTGGTGACAATGAAATAATGGAAACTAAGTGTGTACCTGAGCGGTTTTGTGCGCTGGTTAAGAGTTTATcggaagagaagaaaaaagcaaTAAGAGAAATAGGATTTGAAAGCCTGCTTGAACTCAGATGTGGCAAGCTGAAGAGGAAGTTATGCCATTGGTTAGTTAATCAGTTTAAACCTGAACGGAATATAATTGAACTTCATGGTAAGAAATTAGAACTTTGTCCCAAAATGTTTTCGAAAATCATGGGCGTAAAAGATGGGGGTATGGGCATTAAGATTAATGGTGCAAGTGATCATATTGCTGAAGTGCGACGTATTTTCCAACCAACAGTTAAAGGGATTCGCATCCGCACGCTCGAGGAAGTAATAGAGCAATTAGATGAAGCTAACAAGATTTTCAAG GTTGCATTTACCTTATTTGCTATAGCGACATTGTTATGTCCAATAGGCAGTTATATTTCAACGTTGTTTCTGCATCCCATCATGGATGTGAGCAGCATCAAATCACTTAATTGGGCTACGTTCTGTTATGACTGGTTGGTGAAGTCCATTTGTAGATTTCAGAATCAACAAGCAGCATACATCGGAGGTTGTCTGCACTTCTTACAG ATCTTTTATCTCCATAATGTTGCATATGACAACATTCAGCCCGATAGGAATATACTTCCCATCACATTCTGGAACGAATCAAGGATCAAGAAGTTCATGAAGTGGCTTAGATCCAAAGGAGGGATTGGAAGCGATAAG ATCAAGATTCGTTATTTTGACACTAGTGGAGTCTCTCAGCAAAACATTGTTGGATATCCTAactttgaagaaatatttaagaaaCAGTGTTTTGCACTTAGGATATTGACCCTTAAGGTTGATGAGATAATTGAAGCCATCTCTGGTCAAACTACACTTCTAGATAAAGTGTTACATGTACGGAAAACCAGGGGTCATTCTTCATCTCCTGGCAATCGTCCCACCACTGGTGCCATTCAAAGTCCCTCCCCCGACTTTGTTTCTCCACAAGAAAAATACCGTGGGACTTTGGTTGAAATCTCATCAACGGAAGGTTCAGTCTCATGTCGTCGGGGTAATCCTTATGATGACTCCATCTTAGACTCAAAGGAAAGGCAATTACTTGATTTACTATGTAGGTTAGAAGGGGCTTTGGATGGTGAAAGTAATGATACATTTCAATCAAAACCATTGGAAATGGGCAAGCAAACAACAAAGGCGATGGAGGAATATATG GATGGGCATATTCAACATTCTCGAGACAAGAATGTCATTTCTAAATCTTGTCGACTGCGATTCTCCGTTGGTCCTTTCACTATTCCCTCCCCAATTTCCGAGGATGCAAAACAgcttattctttatctttttgatGACAAATTGAATACCATGTATGATCTGATATATACAAACTGCTTTTACGACAACTGTATTTGTAAAGTGTGctcaaatattattatcttGCTGTTATTTGTTGAAATAACACCATTCTTTCATGGTAAAAGGGAAATTGTGGTGGATATAGGAGACAACAGTATAACTCGGAGCAGCATGCGTACTCTTTTGCCAGGAGAATGGATTGATGGCGAT ATTATAACTATGTACGCAGATTATAAGAATATGAAAGAGGCTGAAAAAGATGTCACTTCCCCTCGATGTTGGTTTCTACCTACATATTACTCT CAAGCTGCACTAGCTGATTGGAGTAGCCTTAACTTTGCACAAGCTGCTGGTTTCCGAGATCGATACATGAGTCGTTTGGATACCTGTGAAAAG CTGGTCTACCACAACAGCCAAATGGTTTTGATTGCGGCTACTATGTGA